The genomic window ATCGGCGAGCGACAGCACTGGGCTGCCGCGCCCTTGCACCGTGATTTCGGTGCCCGAACCGAAGGAACTGACCCATGCGTAAATTTGCACTGATCGCCATGATGGCGTTCGCTACCCCCGCTCTTGCAGAAGATGTCTCGATGAACAGCATCCTTGGCACAACGATGGAAGAGGTACAGGCCTCGTTGACCGCCATGGGCTATGAAGTCCGCAAGGCAGAAATGGAAGACGGCAAGATCGAGGTCTACTTCGTGCGCGACGGCCAGATGGGTGAAGTCTATGTGAACCCGCAGACCGGCGCTGTCACCAAGCTCGAACTCAAGGGCTGAGGCCATGGCCGCCGTCGTACAGCAAACCAGCGGGCGCGCAAGCGCCCGTGAGGTTGCCGTCTGGGACCCGCTCGTTCGGCTGATCCACTGGTCGCTCGCCCTGACGATCCTGCTCAACGGGACGTTTATCGAGGAGGAAAGCAAGACACACGAATGGATCGGATATGTCGCTCTGGGCCTGGTTGGCCTACGTCTTGTCTGGGCATTGATAGGACCAAAGCACGCCCGCTTCTCGGCCTTCCCGCCCAGCCCCGCGCGCGCCATTCATCACCTGCGCGCGATGCTTTCGGGCGACAAAACGGTTCATCTGTCACACAACCCGCTCGGGGCGCTGATGGTCTACAATATCTGGGCCAGCGTGATTGCCATCGGCATCACCGGCTACATGATGACGACGATCACGTTCTTTGGAGTCGATTGGGTCGAGGAAGCTCACGAGATCGTCTTCAACTGGCTGGTCTTTTCCGTTGCGCTGCACGTTGCCGGGGTGGCGTTCGATACCTGGCGATCTGGTGTCAATCTGGTCCGTGCCATGATAAACGGAAGAAAAACAATTCCCTACGGACGAGAGGTTGAATGAAGCTCCGGATTTGGCCTGCCAAGACAAAGGAAAGGCGCGCAACGGTTCTTGCGGGCCTTATCCTTTTGCAGGCCATGTGCGCGCTGTTCTTCATCGGAGACGTGATCGAAGATTTTCGCGAGGACGGGCATCTCGACGATCCCCATTTGCTTCTGGAGTCCGTTGCAGCCGTCGCACTTGTCGCCGGTGTTGCTTTTCTGATGATCGAGTTGCGCGGATTGCTGTCACGCATGTCCGACATGCAGACCGGTCTCGACATTGCTCAAGGCCATCTGGCGGACATCATCGAAACGTTCTTTAACGAGTGGGGGCTAACCAATGCGGAACGCGATGTGGCCATCATGATCCTGAAGGGTTTGGACAATGACACCATCGCTCGGGTGCGCAAGACCGCAGCGGGCACGGTCAGGGCGCAGGCAACAAGCATCTATGCAAAGTCCGCGACTGACGGACGCGCGCAGTTCATCAGCTTGCTCATCGAAGAGTTGCTGGCTGACAACCAACACCTGGGCTCGGCGGGGGCAGCGCCCGATGCCGGAGCGACAAATGCCGGGACACCAGGCGCATCTGGAGAAACAACATGACAGACATCAGCGCACATTCGGACGACCCCCACTACATCACGCGAAGCAACTGGCTACGCGCGGCTGTTCTGGGGGCGAATGACGGGATTGTGTCCGTGTCTTCCCTTGTCGTCGGTGTTGCTGCGGCTGATCCAAGCCCTCGCGCTGTTCTGATCGCCGGTGTGGCCGGACTGGCTGCGGGCGCGATGTCGATGGCCGCCGGGGAATATGTCTCTGTCTCATCTCAATCCGATACCGAGCGGGCTGATATCGAACGCGAAAGGGAGGCGCTGCGGGAGACGCCAGAGGCCGAATTCGAGGAACTCAAGGCGATTTATGTGGAACGCGGGTTGAGCGAGCCGACCGCCGAGGCCGTCGCGAGAGAACTGACTGAGAAAGACGCGCTGGCCGCCCATGTCCGGGATGAGCTTGGGCTCTCGGACATACATGCTGCAAATCCATTTCAGGCGGCCTTGGCCTCTGGTCTAACGTTCTCGGTGGCCGCCGCTGTCCCCGTTGTCGCCGCCTGGCTAACCCCGGCCTCAGCGATCATACCGACAGTCCTGGTTGTTACCGTCTTCGCCCTTGCCATCCTCGGTGCACTCGGAGCCAAGGCGGGAGCAGCACCTGTTCTGCCTGCTGTCATGCGTGTGGTCGGTTGGGGCGTGTTCGCAATGGCCGTGACGGCCGGTGTGGGGTGGCTATTCGGAGTGAGTGTCTGACCTCCAGTCCACAAAGAGCAACAGATTTGACAAAACTCATACGTTTTTGTCACCGGCGCAAACGACCGTTTGTTGAAGCTATTCTTATCGGTCGATCCCATGCCCTCGGTCGCGATGCGCTTCCCGCTCAATCTCTTGCTGGCGCTCTAGCTCTTTCACCCGTTCCTGTTCTCGCGCCGCCTCCTGTGCGGTGTGCCGTTCCTCGGCCTCACGGCCCTCGCGCAACGCGGCGGCGCGATCCGCTAGAGCATCACGATCAACGCCCTCCGCTGCTTCGCGCAGACGTGCTGCAAAATCCTGCGGGGCTTCCCGTTCTTGCTCCGACGTGGCGGCTTCCTGAACCTTCTCTCGGCCCTGATAGGCTTCCCATGATGCCTTCAACCGTGCGGCAAAGTCAGGTTCTTGGTCCCGGCCGTCACGCCCCCCGGCAAGCGCCAGCTCGGACTGCCCTGATCCCAGACGATCCATGACGTGCTCTGCCGCACGGTCCAGCCAATCGCGGACCTGTCCGGTCAGCTCCTGCACCACCTGCCTGACCTCGGCGGCACGGTCCTTGACCTCGTGCCAGACACGGACGGCGGCAACCTCGATGCCGCGCTCCTTGAGCTGCCAAGCACCAAGGGAAAGCTGGGGCAGGGGCGGGCGGTCCAGTGACATGGCCCGCACGGTCTCGTGCAGCTCCGCGCCCTCGTCGCCGCGCTCCCGCGCCGCGCTCGCCAGCTCAAGCGCCTCGTCGCGCTGCGCCACCAGCGTCCGGTGATCCACGCGGTCCTCGATGCCGGCGCGTTCAAGGGCCGCGTTGCTGTCCCGAGCCCACGCCTCGCGCCAGCCCTCCAGAACCTCGACTTTGTTCCAGTCGCGGTTCTTGGTGGTGAAGCCGTCTGCATCCACCTCACGGGTGGTCAGCAGAATGTGGGCGTGGTGGTTGCGCTCGTCGCCCTCGCGCCCCGGTGCGTGCAGGGCGATGTCGGCCACCATGCCACGGTCCACGAACTGCGCCTGTGCGTAGTCGCGGACCAGGGCGACACGCTGCGCATGGGTCAGCTCGTCGGGCAGGGCCACGCGGACCTCGCGGGCGACCTGGCTGTTCTTGCGGGTCTCGGATTCCTCGACACGGTTCCACAGCTCGGATCGGTCACGGACCCAATCCGGCGCATGGTCCGGGGCGAGGATCTCGGTGTGATCGACACCGCCCCGCGCCGCATAATCGAAGGTCAGCCCGGTGCGGCGGTCTTCGATGCGCTCTGCCACGCGGTAGGCGGAAGCCGCCGTGGCGCTGCGGCCCTGACTGCGGGAAATCATCGAAGCTCGAAGATGGTAGATTGCCATTCGGTGCCGCACTTCGCTTAGGGGTCGAGGGGAAACGCCAGTCTCCCCCGCCCACACAAACGCGCAGCGTTTGTATAAGTGGGCACTTCGTGTCTTGCACCCTGCCTCAACCCACGGCACAAATCAACATAGGGCGATGAGTGTGGAGACCAAAATGGCGCGGAGCATAGATCAGCAGATTGCGACGACGCAGGCCAAGCTGGCCCGCCTGAAAGAACGCCAGAAGGCCAGCGAGACGCGCCGCAAGATCATCGTCGGCTCGGTGGTGATCTCCAACGCGCTGAAGGAACCGGACAAGGCCCGCGCCCTCGCCGCCCTCCTGCGCCGGGCTGTCACCCGCGAGGTCGATCAGAAGGAACTGGTCGGACTGATGGCGGAACTGGACGAGGCGGCGGCGAGGGCGGACCGGAAATGAGCAAGGACCCGTTCCAGATCCTCGCCGATGAGCTGACCCTGATCCGCAAGGACATGGACCGACTCCAGCGCACCAGCCTCGACAAGGACGAGGCCAAGGGACTGCACGACATGCTGGCCCAGGCGGTCGGCAGGATGGAACGCGCGGCGGAGAACGCCCCGGCCAGCCTCCAGAACACCCTGCGGAACGACCGGGACCAGGTTGTCCGCAATGCCACCGCAGCGGCCGCCAGCGCCGCACAGGGCGTGCTGACGGACGTGGCAGGGGAATTGGCCAAGGAACGCGATACGTTCCGCAGAGCCGCAGGAGAGGCCCGCAGGGAGGCGTGGCGCTGGTTCGGCGGGTTCTGGGTGTGGTTGGCCTCCATCGGGGCCACAGGGGCGCTCCTGGGCGCGCTGGCGGCGTTTTGGATCACGGGACGCGGCGATGCCCGTGAGTTCGGGCGCTTCCCGTCGATCTACTGCGGCAACGCCGGGGGTCAGGTGGTCGAGCAGGACAACGGGGGCACCTTCTGTGCCATCTGGATCAAGCGACCGCCGGGCCAGTGAGCGATCAGTCCGGCCATGTCTCGGCGGACCAGTCCCGCGACGTATGGATCACCCGGACAATCGCGATTTCTTCCGCGCCGCCTGTCTGCGTGATCGCGTAGGCGAGGATGTAGGACAGGCCCGTCACCGATTTCTCGTAGGTGCCTGTCACCCGTCCGGGGCGTCCTGTCGGCATGTCGCCAAGAGCCAAGGCGGCTCTATCGATGGCATCGGCCACGCGACGGGCCGCTGCAGGGTTATCGGCGGCGATGTAGGCGATCTGATCGGCAAGGTCGGCCAGCGCGTCGGTGGACCAGCGAACCGGTCGGCTCACGTGGTGCTGCCCGCCGCCGCGTCGATAGCCTGGCGCACGGATGCCATTGCGTCCTCATGGCTGACCGTCCGACCGGCTTCCACGTCCGCAAGCCCGCGTTCGATTCCTTCAATGATCGCCAGCTCGCGGTCCACGTAGGTTTCCACCGCCTCTGCCGCCAAGAAAGATCGGCTGCGCCGTGTTCCGTCCGCCAATCTCCCCAGCTTTGCCTTGAGCTGCGGATCGAGCCGGATCGTCATCGTGGTGCTGGGGGTCATTTCATCACCTTCTAAGCATGTGTACATCTGAACACATACACTGTCTCAATGGTTTCGCAAAGAGGGGATCAGGGGAAACCCCTAGTGTTAATAGTGTTACCTACGGAGTAGGTTACGGGCCTGAAAATCACCAGTAACCCTATAGGTCTGAAAGG from Paracoccus fistulariae includes these protein-coding regions:
- a CDS encoding PepSY domain-containing protein produces the protein MRKFALIAMMAFATPALAEDVSMNSILGTTMEEVQASLTAMGYEVRKAEMEDGKIEVYFVRDGQMGEVYVNPQTGAVTKLELKG
- a CDS encoding cytochrome b/b6 domain-containing protein — protein: MAAVVQQTSGRASAREVAVWDPLVRLIHWSLALTILLNGTFIEEESKTHEWIGYVALGLVGLRLVWALIGPKHARFSAFPPSPARAIHHLRAMLSGDKTVHLSHNPLGALMVYNIWASVIAIGITGYMMTTITFFGVDWVEEAHEIVFNWLVFSVALHVAGVAFDTWRSGVNLVRAMINGRKTIPYGREVE
- a CDS encoding helix-turn-helix transcriptional regulator, which gives rise to MKLRIWPAKTKERRATVLAGLILLQAMCALFFIGDVIEDFREDGHLDDPHLLLESVAAVALVAGVAFLMIELRGLLSRMSDMQTGLDIAQGHLADIIETFFNEWGLTNAERDVAIMILKGLDNDTIARVRKTAAGTVRAQATSIYAKSATDGRAQFISLLIEELLADNQHLGSAGAAPDAGATNAGTPGASGETT
- a CDS encoding VIT1/CCC1 transporter family protein — encoded protein: MTDISAHSDDPHYITRSNWLRAAVLGANDGIVSVSSLVVGVAAADPSPRAVLIAGVAGLAAGAMSMAAGEYVSVSSQSDTERADIEREREALRETPEAEFEELKAIYVERGLSEPTAEAVARELTEKDALAAHVRDELGLSDIHAANPFQAALASGLTFSVAAAVPVVAAWLTPASAIIPTVLVVTVFALAILGALGAKAGAAPVLPAVMRVVGWGVFAMAVTAGVGWLFGVSV
- the mobQ gene encoding MobQ family relaxase — translated: MAIYHLRASMISRSQGRSATAASAYRVAERIEDRRTGLTFDYAARGGVDHTEILAPDHAPDWVRDRSELWNRVEESETRKNSQVAREVRVALPDELTHAQRVALVRDYAQAQFVDRGMVADIALHAPGREGDERNHHAHILLTTREVDADGFTTKNRDWNKVEVLEGWREAWARDSNAALERAGIEDRVDHRTLVAQRDEALELASAARERGDEGAELHETVRAMSLDRPPLPQLSLGAWQLKERGIEVAAVRVWHEVKDRAAEVRQVVQELTGQVRDWLDRAAEHVMDRLGSGQSELALAGGRDGRDQEPDFAARLKASWEAYQGREKVQEAATSEQEREAPQDFAARLREAAEGVDRDALADRAAALREGREAEERHTAQEAAREQERVKELERQQEIEREAHRDRGHGIDR
- a CDS encoding type II toxin-antitoxin system RelE/ParE family toxin; translation: MSRPVRWSTDALADLADQIAYIAADNPAAARRVADAIDRAALALGDMPTGRPGRVTGTYEKSVTGLSYILAYAITQTGGAEEIAIVRVIHTSRDWSAETWPD
- a CDS encoding CopG family ribbon-helix-helix protein, which gives rise to MTPSTTMTIRLDPQLKAKLGRLADGTRRSRSFLAAEAVETYVDRELAIIEGIERGLADVEAGRTVSHEDAMASVRQAIDAAAGSTT